In Patescibacteria group bacterium, one DNA window encodes the following:
- a CDS encoding O-antigen ligase family protein: MTPTLLAAILAAIAAALFLALCLRDRTAAIAVFAALLPTYLMRFNIPLPGLDGAGLPTTFLELLFLILFGCWFAADGRHPSAWRPLKRWMRPAILLLTGATLAVFVSPELRAAAGIWRAYFLEPLLFFVVFADTVKDRRQIDIVLFGLGSGLAVVSLAAIYQKFTGFGIPNPVWQAAATRRVTSFFGYPNAVSLYAVPVIVLLAARAFSLLRSKIKMARIVGAGAALAAALGVLAILFAVSEGGAIALAAGLLVLGLLLKPLRAATLSAIIVACLVISLYRPVTDYAAGIYSLRDDSGSVRLIVWQESLAMLADHPVFGAGLAGYQQALAPYHQAKHIEIFMYPHNLVLNFWSEIGLIGLVGFLWLVVLAVIANVRLVLSGRSGWLAPALLAALAALLVHGLVDVPYFKNDLAMIFWLLIGLTETAATIAQGTKPTPTLKPETT, encoded by the coding sequence ATGACCCCGACGCTCCTCGCCGCCATTCTCGCCGCCATCGCCGCCGCCCTGTTCCTGGCGCTCTGCCTGCGCGACCGCACCGCGGCGATCGCCGTTTTCGCGGCACTGCTGCCGACCTACCTGATGCGTTTCAATATCCCGCTGCCCGGACTCGACGGCGCCGGACTGCCGACCACTTTCCTGGAACTGCTTTTCCTGATCCTGTTCGGCTGCTGGTTCGCGGCGGATGGCCGCCACCCCTCGGCCTGGCGGCCGCTGAAGCGCTGGATGCGCCCCGCGATCCTGCTCTTGACCGGCGCGACTCTGGCCGTCTTCGTGTCGCCGGAACTCCGCGCGGCGGCCGGCATCTGGCGCGCATATTTCCTGGAACCACTACTGTTCTTCGTCGTCTTCGCCGACACCGTCAAAGACCGCCGCCAGATCGACATCGTGCTGTTCGGACTCGGATCCGGACTGGCGGTCGTGAGTCTCGCCGCCATCTATCAGAAATTCACCGGCTTCGGCATTCCGAATCCCGTCTGGCAGGCCGCAGCGACGCGGCGCGTGACGAGTTTCTTCGGCTATCCGAACGCCGTGAGCCTCTACGCCGTTCCCGTCATCGTCCTGCTCGCGGCCCGCGCGTTCTCGCTGCTCCGTTCCAAGATCAAGATGGCGCGGATCGTCGGCGCCGGAGCCGCGCTGGCAGCCGCGCTCGGCGTCTTGGCGATCCTCTTCGCGGTCTCCGAAGGCGGAGCGATCGCCCTCGCCGCCGGACTGCTCGTCCTGGGACTCCTCCTCAAACCGCTGCGCGCCGCCACCCTGTCCGCCATCATCGTCGCCTGCCTGGTGATCTCTCTCTACCGCCCCGTCACGGATTACGCGGCCGGCATCTACAGCCTCCGCGACGACTCCGGTTCGGTGCGCCTGATCGTCTGGCAGGAATCGCTCGCCATGCTCGCCGACCACCCGGTCTTCGGCGCCGGCCTCGCCGGCTACCAGCAAGCGCTCGCGCCCTACCACCAGGCGAAGCACATCGAGATCTTCATGTACCCGCACAATCTGGTACTGAACTTCTGGAGCGAGATCGGACTCATCGGACTCGTCGGTTTCCTCTGGCTCGTCGTCCTGGCCGTCATCGCGAACGTCCGCTTGGTGCTCTCCGGCCGCAGCGGCTGGCTCGCGCCCGCGCTCCTCGCCGCTCTCGCCGCCCTGCTCGTCCACGGTCTGGTCGACGTCCCGTATTTCAAGAATGATCTGGCGATGATCTTCTGGCTGCTCATCGGACTCACCGAGACGGCTGCGACCATTGCGCAAGGAACCAAGCCGACGCCGACACTGAAGCCGGAGACGACCTGA
- a CDS encoding flippase, with protein MSLTRAIAGNTAVQVAGKFTGVLLSVFTVAIMTRHLGRAGYGEFTTAISFLQFFGILVDFGFTLTMIKMISEPDADERRIVANIFTLRVISGVFFFGLAALVAQFFPYTPAVRLAIAVGSLSFLCVSLSQIFTGVFQKKLAVRLAAIAEVAGRGALFLGVFFAARAGAGLIAIVAILAASNILQLVLSLVFARQLVSFGWAADLGLWREIFRQSWPIGLAIVFNLVYLKGDVIILSLFRSRAEVGLYGAAYKVLDVITILPTVFMGLVLPVLASVWTAGDRQDFNRKLSRAFEFLSILAIPLVFGTIAVARDVMILIAGPEFAAAGPLLAILMAAGAMVFWSALYGHTIVAIGLQRRMLWGYGLNAAISLALYFLLIPRHGAVAAAWVTLFSEAFMFLATAFVVIRATGSRPDLRIWSRSLAASVIMLGGLWGLAGLPVLPRVAIGIITYLAFLFIFGGISTETIRPFLKPSSDT; from the coding sequence ATGTCACTCACCAGAGCCATCGCGGGAAATACCGCCGTCCAGGTCGCCGGAAAATTCACCGGCGTCCTTTTGAGCGTCTTCACCGTCGCCATCATGACGCGGCATCTCGGCCGCGCGGGCTACGGCGAATTCACGACCGCCATCTCCTTCCTCCAGTTCTTCGGCATCCTGGTCGACTTCGGCTTCACGCTCACGATGATCAAGATGATCTCCGAACCCGACGCGGACGAACGCCGCATCGTGGCCAATATCTTCACTCTGCGCGTCATCTCCGGCGTCTTCTTTTTCGGACTCGCCGCGCTCGTCGCCCAATTCTTTCCTTACACTCCGGCGGTGCGGCTGGCGATCGCCGTCGGCTCGCTCTCGTTCCTCTGCGTCTCGCTGTCGCAGATCTTCACCGGCGTCTTCCAGAAAAAACTCGCCGTGCGCCTGGCCGCGATCGCCGAGGTCGCCGGCCGCGGCGCACTGTTCCTCGGTGTCTTCTTCGCCGCGCGGGCCGGCGCCGGACTCATCGCCATCGTCGCGATCCTGGCGGCCAGCAACATCCTGCAGCTCGTCCTGAGCCTCGTCTTCGCGCGACAGCTCGTTAGCTTCGGCTGGGCCGCCGACCTGGGACTCTGGCGCGAGATCTTCCGACAGAGCTGGCCGATCGGCCTCGCCATCGTCTTCAACCTGGTCTATCTCAAAGGCGACGTCATCATCCTCTCGCTGTTCCGCTCGCGCGCCGAGGTCGGCCTCTACGGCGCCGCCTACAAGGTCCTCGATGTCATCACCATTCTGCCGACCGTCTTCATGGGCCTGGTCCTGCCGGTGCTCGCGAGCGTCTGGACCGCCGGCGACCGCCAGGATTTCAACCGCAAACTCAGCCGAGCCTTCGAATTCCTGTCCATCCTCGCCATTCCGCTCGTCTTCGGCACGATCGCGGTCGCGCGCGACGTCATGATCCTCATCGCCGGTCCGGAATTCGCCGCGGCCGGTCCGCTGCTCGCGATCCTCATGGCCGCCGGCGCCATGGTCTTCTGGAGCGCGCTCTACGGCCACACGATCGTGGCCATCGGCCTGCAGCGGCGGATGCTGTGGGGGTATGGTCTGAACGCCGCGATCTCGCTCGCGCTCTACTTCCTGCTCATCCCGCGCCACGGCGCCGTCGCCGCCGCCTGGGTCACGCTCTTCTCCGAAGCGTTCATGTTCCTCGCGACCGCGTTCGTGGTCATCCGGGCCACGGGCTCCCGCCCCGACCTCAGGATCTGGTCGCGTTCGCTCGCGGCCTCGGTCATCATGCTCGGCGGCCTCTGGGGTCTCGCCGGCCTGCCGGTCCTGCCGCGCGTCGCGATCGGCATCATCACCTACCTGGCTTTCCTCTTCATCTTCGGCGGGATCTCCACGGAGACCATCCGACCTTTCCTGAAACCATCATCCGACACATGA
- a CDS encoding SpoIID/LytB domain-containing protein, with translation MAAAPGLTPAVAAAPKYAAKEMIRSERRLILAPGESRNFTIGFKNLGSSAWLADGNNFVSIYTYGPKYRNSVFADAGWLGKTQPAKLTETKVGPGAMGRISFTLYAPLETGIYKETFALAVEGLAWIPGGEFMIEIEVKKPAPKTVGSVSGVLSDSPAAGYKALQMLVSDRRLSLEGGTTKEFRVGFKNVGRVPWSAGGAAPLALKAAAGNAFSFRDPSWTDTYTATPLSVSMIKPGELTFFNFKLSAPRAKGVYLARFTLAAGNEPIEGGEIEIPIEVREGTVASSVKTLSDPGVPVSGSRGPDIRVGLINPDDPTRPVTLTANGSYRLMDSSGSAVATLSGPTSVVFDPASRTYAVSNGSLRQVLSKYIYFEPVDPATIFEILSYENRPTWDTSINFNKFRGKIEIFYVQTTGNLWVVEVVPLEDYMRGFAETSNGSHLEYQKALVTAARTYALFVVSIGGKHQSEFFDLNTTGNDQVYKGYASELIRPNVVRAVEETRGMTVTYNNELVVTPYFSRSDGRTRAWTEVWSSTDHPWLVSKPAPYDQGKELWGHGVGMSASDALGRAEAGTGWMDILKYYYTGIELRQAY, from the coding sequence ATGGCGGCTGCTCCCGGTTTGACCCCGGCCGTCGCCGCCGCGCCCAAATACGCCGCGAAAGAAATGATCCGTTCCGAGCGTCGTCTGATCCTGGCTCCGGGTGAATCAAGGAATTTCACGATCGGCTTCAAGAATCTCGGTTCGTCCGCCTGGCTAGCGGACGGCAATAATTTTGTCTCGATTTATACGTACGGTCCGAAGTATCGCAACAGCGTTTTTGCCGACGCTGGTTGGCTTGGCAAGACCCAGCCGGCCAAACTGACCGAAACCAAGGTCGGTCCCGGTGCCATGGGGCGGATCAGTTTCACTCTTTATGCCCCGCTCGAAACGGGGATATATAAAGAAACCTTCGCGCTCGCAGTCGAAGGACTGGCTTGGATCCCGGGCGGCGAATTCATGATCGAGATCGAGGTCAAGAAACCGGCGCCCAAGACTGTCGGTTCCGTCTCCGGCGTTCTGAGTGATAGTCCGGCAGCCGGTTATAAGGCCTTGCAGATGCTCGTGAGCGATCGGCGGTTGAGTCTCGAAGGCGGCACAACCAAGGAGTTCCGCGTCGGTTTCAAGAACGTCGGGCGCGTTCCCTGGAGCGCCGGCGGCGCAGCTCCGTTAGCGCTCAAGGCCGCGGCCGGCAACGCGTTCAGTTTCCGCGACCCTTCATGGACGGATACTTATACCGCCACGCCGCTCTCGGTTTCGATGATCAAGCCGGGCGAGCTGACTTTCTTCAATTTCAAATTATCAGCGCCGCGCGCGAAAGGGGTCTATCTGGCCAGGTTCACTCTGGCCGCCGGCAACGAGCCGATCGAGGGGGGAGAGATCGAGATTCCGATCGAGGTCCGCGAGGGCACGGTCGCGTCATCAGTGAAGACGCTTTCCGATCCGGGTGTTCCGGTTTCCGGCTCACGCGGTCCGGATATCCGCGTCGGCCTGATCAACCCTGACGATCCCACCCGGCCGGTGACTCTCACGGCCAATGGCTCCTATCGCCTGATGGACAGCTCCGGCAGCGCCGTGGCGACTTTGTCCGGGCCGACCTCGGTCGTTTTCGATCCGGCCTCGCGCACCTACGCCGTCAGCAACGGATCGCTGCGGCAGGTCTTGTCCAAATATATTTATTTCGAACCGGTCGATCCGGCGACGATCTTCGAGATCCTGAGTTATGAGAACCGGCCGACCTGGGACACCTCGATAAATTTCAACAAGTTCCGCGGCAAGATCGAGATCTTTTATGTCCAGACCACCGGCAATTTATGGGTGGTCGAAGTGGTGCCGCTCGAAGATTACATGCGCGGTTTCGCCGAGACTTCGAACGGTTCGCATCTCGAATATCAGAAAGCCCTGGTCACGGCCGCGCGGACCTACGCACTGTTCGTCGTTTCGATCGGCGGCAAACACCAGTCCGAGTTTTTTGATCTGAACACGACCGGCAACGACCAGGTCTACAAAGGTTATGCCTCCGAGCTGATCCGGCCGAACGTGGTCCGGGCGGTTGAAGAGACCAGAGGGATGACGGTCACTTATAATAATGAACTCGTCGTGACGCCGTATTTCTCGCGCTCCGACGGACGGACCCGCGCCTGGACCGAGGTCTGGAGCAGCACTGATCATCCTTGGCTCGTGTCGAAGCCGGCGCCCTACGATCAGGGCAAGGAACTCTGGGGCCATGGTGTCGGCATGTCGGCTTCCGATGCGCTGGGCCGGGCCGAGGCCGGGACCGGCTGGATGGACATCCTGAAATATTATTATACGGGGATTGAACTTCGGCAGGCCTACTAG
- a CDS encoding serine hydrolase: protein MTQPLAAAVLPADLIESLDRIYSSRPDLQACFRPDDWTAIPSVRTSGIVDLEDWAGKYGYIEYPAVLAGFAPAAAGSDQARTAARLPPALVARSLSYMPELKAGARFDFNRLSASAVLVVDYNSREILLARNSRTSHPIASITKLMTAMVLLDRNAQLRGAVTMTADETARAGEASLKVRVSEKLTSVDLFYAMIVGSANNAAHALARSSGLTIPEFVAAMNRKAAALGLRSSVFADPTGLETDNISTPVDTAALAIEAFDRYYLIRKAATTSTYDLVVAGQKHQLKNTNELLTDEDNGLIVLGGKTGYLNESKWNLVTKIRDGANRPLVVVVFGSDTQQQLFNEAETAARWVWQNYRWVKVK from the coding sequence ATGACCCAGCCGCTGGCCGCGGCCGTGCTTCCGGCCGACCTGATCGAGAGCCTGGACCGGATCTATTCTTCTCGTCCCGACCTGCAAGCCTGCTTCCGTCCGGATGATTGGACGGCGATACCTTCGGTCCGCACCAGCGGGATCGTTGACCTCGAAGATTGGGCGGGGAAGTACGGCTACATCGAGTATCCGGCCGTGCTGGCTGGTTTCGCGCCCGCAGCCGCCGGTTCGGATCAGGCCCGGACGGCCGCCCGGCTGCCGCCCGCGCTCGTCGCGCGTTCATTATCTTATATGCCCGAGCTGAAGGCCGGCGCCAGATTCGATTTCAACCGGCTCAGTGCGAGCGCCGTTCTGGTCGTCGACTACAACAGCCGCGAGATCCTGCTCGCCAGGAATTCGCGGACCAGCCATCCCATCGCTTCGATCACGAAGCTCATGACGGCGATGGTCCTGCTTGATCGCAACGCGCAGCTGCGCGGCGCCGTCACGATGACCGCCGACGAGACGGCCCGCGCCGGCGAAGCGAGTCTGAAGGTCCGGGTCTCCGAGAAGCTGACCAGTGTGGACCTGTTCTACGCCATGATCGTCGGTTCGGCCAATAACGCCGCCCATGCTTTGGCGCGCTCGTCCGGACTCACGATCCCGGAGTTCGTGGCGGCGATGAACCGCAAAGCCGCCGCTTTAGGGCTCAGATCATCGGTCTTCGCCGATCCCACCGGGCTCGAGACCGACAACATCTCCACGCCCGTCGATACCGCGGCGCTGGCGATCGAGGCTTTCGACCGGTACTATCTCATCCGCAAAGCCGCGACGACATCGACCTACGACCTGGTCGTGGCCGGCCAGAAGCATCAGCTGAAGAACACCAACGAACTTTTGACCGATGAGGATAACGGACTCATCGTGCTCGGCGGCAAGACCGGCTACTTGAACGAATCGAAGTGGAATCTCGTCACCAAGATCCGCGACGGGGCCAATCGCCCGCTCGTCGTCGTGGTCTTCGGCAGCGACACCCAGCAGCAACTGTTCAACGAAGCGGAAACAGCCGCGCGCTGGGTCTGGCAGAATTACCGCTGGGTCAAGGTGAAATGA
- a CDS encoding thymidine kinase gives MKHGQLEAIVGCMSSGKSEELIRRLRRAAIAKQKVIVFKPVRDSRTDAVTIASRDGHSHQAISVDNPEDIGAWIEANGFVGVVGIDEAQFFAASIVEVAERLVASGLRVIVVGLDTDFFGRPFGPVPQLMAVADSVTKLTAVCVCCGAPATRSQLKRPPRSADGNIVVGGDELYEARCRDCFEVPAAG, from the coding sequence ATGAAACACGGACAACTGGAAGCGATCGTCGGTTGCATGTCTTCCGGCAAGAGCGAAGAGCTGATCCGCCGTCTGCGGCGGGCGGCCATCGCCAAACAAAAAGTCATCGTTTTCAAACCAGTCCGCGACAGTCGGACTGATGCCGTGACCATCGCTTCGCGCGACGGCCACAGCCACCAAGCGATCTCGGTCGACAACCCCGAAGACATCGGCGCCTGGATCGAAGCCAATGGTTTCGTCGGCGTGGTCGGCATCGATGAAGCGCAGTTCTTCGCGGCCAGCATCGTCGAGGTCGCGGAGAGGCTCGTGGCTTCCGGTCTGCGGGTCATCGTCGTCGGTTTGGATACCGATTTCTTCGGCCGGCCCTTCGGACCGGTGCCGCAGCTCATGGCCGTCGCTGATTCGGTCACGAAGCTGACCGCTGTCTGCGTCTGTTGCGGCGCTCCGGCGACTCGCTCCCAGCTCAAGCGTCCGCCGAGGTCGGCTGACGGCAACATCGTCGTTGGCGGCGACGAACTTTACGAAGCGCGCTGCCGCGATTGTTTCGAAGTTCCGGCCGCCGGCTGA
- a CDS encoding PH domain-containing protein, with protein MNLDQLIKRKPDEKVIFFLRRHWVIFAAEILLIIVLAAVPFGGDWLLSNLWPQLLLGPHSRPILILLLSAYYLMIWVFFLSYFIDYYLDGWIVTDDRILSVEQRGLFSRTISELDLAKIQDVTSEGKGFLAFLFNYGYVYVQTASEIGRFTFEQIPKPHEVRRQLLSLIEADRKKQGEIGQNP; from the coding sequence ATGAACCTGGACCAGCTGATCAAACGCAAACCGGACGAGAAAGTGATTTTCTTTCTGCGCCGCCATTGGGTGATCTTCGCGGCGGAGATTCTGCTCATCATCGTGCTGGCTGCGGTACCGTTCGGCGGCGACTGGCTTCTGAGCAATCTCTGGCCGCAACTACTCCTCGGCCCCCACTCGCGGCCGATCCTGATCCTGCTCCTCAGCGCCTACTACCTGATGATCTGGGTTTTCTTCTTGTCTTATTTCATCGACTACTACCTGGACGGCTGGATCGTGACCGACGACCGCATCCTGAGCGTGGAACAGCGTGGCCTGTTCTCGCGGACGATCTCCGAACTGGATCTGGCCAAGATCCAGGACGTGACCTCCGAAGGCAAAGGTTTTCTAGCCTTCCTGTTCAACTACGGCTACGTGTACGTCCAGACCGCCAGCGAAATCGGACGTTTTACTTTCGAACAGATCCCGAAACCGCACGAGGTGCGCAGACAACTGCTCAGCCTCATCGAAGCGGATCGCAAGAAACAGGGCGAGATCGGACAAAATCCGTAG
- the ruvB gene encoding Holliday junction branch migration DNA helicase RuvB — MPDFDVNDKKVEDLLEPRAEKDEQVFDLTLRPKRLCEFVGQTKLRENLDIFIEAAKRRGEPIEHVMLYGPPGLGKTTLAHIIAEELGVHIRTTSGPALERVGDIASVLTNLENGDVLFIDEIHRLNKVIEEVLYPAMEEFALDIVIGKGPSARTVRLDLPRFTLIGATTRLSLISAPLRDRFGATYHLDLYTVEELTKIIQRSAVILGAQLPAESAALIATRSRGTPRIANRLLKRVRDYADVKAAGRLDTDVIEAALGMLEIDRHGLDRTDRLILETIIVKFGGGPVGLQTIAAATSEEIETIELVHEPFLLQLGFISRTPRGRVVTEHAYRHLNLTPPANQKPLIE, encoded by the coding sequence ATGCCTGACTTCGACGTCAACGACAAAAAAGTGGAGGATCTGCTCGAACCGCGCGCCGAAAAAGACGAGCAAGTCTTCGATCTGACGCTCCGGCCGAAACGGCTCTGCGAATTCGTGGGCCAGACCAAGCTCCGCGAGAATTTGGATATCTTCATCGAGGCCGCCAAACGCCGCGGCGAACCGATCGAGCACGTCATGCTTTACGGTCCGCCAGGCCTCGGCAAGACCACGCTCGCGCACATCATCGCTGAGGAACTCGGCGTCCACATCCGCACCACCTCCGGTCCGGCGCTCGAACGCGTCGGCGACATCGCCTCCGTGCTCACCAATCTCGAGAACGGCGATGTGCTGTTCATCGACGAGATCCACCGGCTGAACAAGGTCATCGAAGAGGTGCTCTACCCGGCCATGGAGGAATTCGCGCTCGACATCGTCATCGGTAAAGGCCCCTCGGCGCGCACCGTCCGCCTCGACCTGCCGCGCTTCACGCTCATCGGCGCCACGACGCGCCTGAGCCTCATCTCCGCGCCGCTCCGCGACCGCTTCGGCGCGACCTATCATCTCGACCTCTACACCGTCGAAGAGCTGACCAAGATCATCCAGCGCAGCGCCGTGATCCTTGGCGCGCAACTGCCAGCCGAATCCGCCGCGCTCATCGCGACCCGTTCCCGCGGCACCCCGCGCATCGCCAACCGCCTGCTGAAACGCGTCCGCGATTACGCCGACGTCAAAGCCGCCGGCCGCCTCGACACTGACGTCATCGAAGCGGCGCTCGGCATGCTTGAGATCGACCGCCACGGTCTCGACCGCACCGACCGGCTGATCCTCGAGACCATCATCGTCAAATTCGGCGGCGGCCCGGTCGGCCTCCAGACCATCGCCGCGGCGACCTCGGAAGAGATCGAGACCATCGAACTCGTCCACGAACCTTTCCTGCTGCAGCTCGGCTTCATCAGCCGGACGCCGCGCGGCCGCGTCGTCACCGAACACGCCTACCGGCATCTGAACCTGACGCCGCCGGCGAACCAGAAACCGCTCATCGAGTGA
- a CDS encoding methyltransferase domain-containing protein translates to MDWGTIIFIAVYILLVTSALAGLSAAPWIPTRKKERDALVGLLSLQPGDTVYDLGCGDGGVLFDLAARFPEAKFIGFEISLLPYALAQLRRLFAGRRGANVRILLRDLYGQDLSDATVIFIFLMPKVYDRLKKKFAAELQPEAMVITEVWPFEGIEPVRLVKEPGRVQLRVYQGRQFRG, encoded by the coding sequence ATGGATTGGGGAACCATCATCTTCATCGCCGTTTATATCCTTTTGGTCACGTCCGCGCTGGCCGGGTTGTCGGCCGCGCCGTGGATCCCGACGCGCAAGAAAGAGCGCGACGCGCTGGTCGGATTATTGAGTTTGCAGCCCGGCGACACGGTCTATGATCTCGGCTGCGGCGATGGCGGAGTTCTGTTCGACCTCGCCGCGCGGTTTCCGGAAGCGAAGTTCATCGGCTTCGAGATCTCGCTGTTGCCTTATGCCCTGGCGCAGCTGCGCCGTCTGTTCGCCGGGCGCCGCGGGGCCAATGTCCGCATTTTGTTGCGCGATCTGTACGGCCAGGATCTGAGCGACGCGACCGTGATTTTCATCTTCCTGATGCCCAAGGTCTACGACCGGCTGAAGAAAAAATTCGCCGCGGAACTCCAGCCGGAAGCGATGGTCATTACCGAGGTCTGGCCGTTCGAGGGGATCGAGCCGGTTCGCCTGGTGAAGGAACCCGGGCGGGTCCAATTGCGCGTGTATCAAGGGCGGCAATTCCGCGGGTGA
- a CDS encoding NAD(P)/FAD-dependent oxidoreductase: protein MPTSKFEIIIIGSGPAGIAAAEAAHAAGARSIALVESAPRLGGECPNWGCIPTKSLLSSIEGIVAAKHQGRPASELPKIGVDFGSLLKRERRVVDMITGGGRIERVLDSLGAELLRGHAAFVGPNEIEVSGKRYAAEKFVVAVGGISTVPRIPGLIETGYLTVRDILALGKTPRSLAIIGGGPVGCEFAQIFAPLGVAVTIIEFADHILPREDAEIAAIVEQSFRDQKIGLLTSAKIESVGQERDAVVLAVRLRDGSARQVRAEKIFLAAGKKPDLSGLGLETVGVQRDVEDRIKFNDFFQTENPAIYIAGDAAGRLMYTSVAHREGSAAGHNAIKGNVVRVDLSVLPRGTYCHPEVGSVGLTEKEARDQGYDVGVGRAPYSMLSRSLTSGETEGLVKIVADKKTGLILGGHIVGQSASELVHEIALAMYTGLTYQDFSNMIHAFPTFAEGIGVAAGNVD, encoded by the coding sequence ATGCCAACCTCGAAGTTCGAGATCATCATCATCGGTTCCGGGCCGGCCGGCATCGCTGCCGCTGAGGCTGCCCATGCCGCCGGAGCCAGATCCATCGCCCTCGTCGAGTCCGCGCCGCGGCTCGGCGGCGAATGTCCGAATTGGGGGTGCATCCCGACCAAGTCGCTTTTGAGTTCGATCGAGGGCATTGTTGCCGCGAAACATCAGGGTCGGCCTGCCAGCGAGCTGCCCAAGATCGGCGTCGATTTCGGCTCCTTGCTCAAGCGTGAACGCCGGGTCGTCGACATGATCACCGGCGGCGGCCGGATCGAGCGGGTCTTGGACAGCCTGGGCGCCGAACTTCTTCGCGGCCATGCTGCCTTCGTCGGTCCCAACGAGATCGAGGTCTCGGGCAAACGGTACGCGGCGGAAAAATTCGTCGTTGCCGTCGGTGGTATTTCGACTGTGCCGCGGATACCAGGCTTGATTGAAACGGGTTATCTGACCGTCAGGGATATTCTTGCGCTCGGCAAAACGCCGCGGTCGCTCGCCATCATCGGCGGCGGCCCGGTCGGCTGCGAGTTCGCCCAGATCTTCGCGCCTCTCGGTGTGGCCGTGACCATCATCGAGTTCGCCGACCATATCTTGCCGCGCGAAGACGCAGAGATCGCGGCAATCGTGGAGCAATCTTTCCGCGATCAGAAGATCGGGTTGCTAACCTCTGCCAAGATCGAGTCTGTCGGCCAGGAGCGCGATGCGGTCGTACTCGCGGTACGGCTACGCGATGGTTCGGCGCGCCAGGTCAGGGCGGAGAAAATATTTTTGGCCGCTGGCAAGAAGCCCGATCTCTCCGGGCTGGGGTTGGAGACAGTCGGGGTGCAACGCGATGTCGAAGATCGGATCAAATTTAATGATTTTTTTCAGACCGAAAATCCCGCCATTTACATCGCTGGAGATGCCGCCGGTCGGCTGATGTATACGAGCGTCGCGCATCGGGAGGGCTCTGCCGCCGGACATAACGCCATCAAAGGGAATGTGGTCAGGGTCGATCTGTCAGTCCTGCCGCGCGGCACTTATTGCCACCCCGAGGTCGGCTCCGTCGGTCTGACGGAAAAAGAAGCGCGCGATCAGGGTTATGACGTGGGCGTCGGCCGGGCGCCATATTCGATGCTTTCGCGGTCGCTTACGAGCGGCGAGACGGAGGGTCTGGTCAAGATCGTCGCTGATAAAAAGACGGGCTTGATCCTGGGCGGGCATATCGTCGGCCAGTCCGCCTCCGAACTGGTACACGAGATCGCGCTTGCGATGTACACCGGGCTGACTTACCAGGATTTCTCCAACATGATCCACGCGTTTCCGACCTTTGCCGAGGGAATCGGAGTTGCCGCGGGAAATGTTGATTGA